One stretch of Narcine bancroftii isolate sNarBan1 chromosome 8, sNarBan1.hap1, whole genome shotgun sequence DNA includes these proteins:
- the LOC138742038 gene encoding probable G-protein coupled receptor 139: protein MGDTDVHLHNSETLNVSLIEFVVEESDGGEGPAVPEPANLLVIVVLNRRKCGLSRCVTCYMVAMAVADLLVVIFDLLLMHVPIVFASELHFILQLPVCNLHSAMIHAAVDASVWFTVAFSFDRCVAICYQRLRTRYCTEKTAAAVLGTLAALVSLKDISWYFMYTPTYRLTKNFGFCAVETHVSKSVAWGTTELLHYVFTPCVPFLLVLLFNTFTIRNILAASAARRRLRGSAKGCKDAELENRRKSIIMLFVISGNFIVLWAMFTVSVIQQRLFWLGYQISFHVIMQEVGYMLQLLSCCTNTIIYVMLQSKFRENLKHRIKCPFSAID from the exons ATGGGAGACACTGATGTACATCTACATAACTCAGAgaccttaaatgtgtccctgattgagtttgtcgttgaggagtctgatggtggagagggacctgctgttcctgaacctg CCAACCTCCTGGTGATAGTGGTCCTGAACCGGCGGAAGTGCGGACTCTCCCGGTGCGTCACTTGCTACATGGTGGCCATGGCGGTGGCCGACCTGCTGGTGGTCATCTTCGACCTGCTGCTCATGCACGTTCCCATCGTCTTCGCGTCCGAGCTGCACTTTATACTGCAGCTGCCCGTCTGCAACCTCCACTCGGCGATGATCCACGCGGCCGTCGACGCCTCCGTCTGGTTCACCGTCGCCTTCAGCTTCGACCGATGCGTGGCCATCTGCTACCAGCGGCTGCGGACCAGGTACTGCACCGAGAAGACGGCAGCGGCGGTCCTCGGGACGCTGGCCGCCTTAGTCAGCCTGAAGGACATCAGCTGGTACTTCATGTACACCCCAACCTACCGCCTGACCAAAAACTTCGGGTTCTGCGCCGTGGAGACGCACGTCTCCAAGTCCGTGGCCTGGGGAACTACCGAGCTTCTGCATTATGTCTTCACGCCCTGCGTCCCGTTCCTACTCGTCCTTCTCTTCAACACCTTCACCATCAGGAACATCTTAGCGGCCAGCGCTGCCCGCCGGCGGCTGAGGGGTAGCGCCAAAGGCTGCAAAGACGCGGAGCTGGAGAACCGGCGAAAGAGCATAATCATGCTATTCGTCATCTCGGGCAACTTCATCGTTCTGTGGGCGATGTTCACAGTCAGTGTCATCCAACAGCGGCTATTCTGGCTGGGATATCAGATCTCCTTCCATGTTATCATGCAGGAGGTTGGCTACATGCTTCAGCTGCTAAGTTGCTGTACAAACACCATCATCTACGTCATGCTGCAGTCCAAGTTCCGAGAGAATCTCAAACACCGGATAAAATGCCCCTTTTCTGCGATTGATTAA